A genome region from Streptomyces pratensis includes the following:
- a CDS encoding iron chaperone, protein MVRSGAEDVDGYLAEVPEDRRDALSRLRRLCRAELEGFDEVMAYGMPAYERAGVAEIAFASQKQYISFYLMRSDVREAFEERLSGQDMGKGCLRFRKLGSIDFDLVRDLLKATAASPGEIC, encoded by the coding sequence ATGGTACGAAGCGGGGCAGAAGACGTCGACGGATACCTGGCTGAGGTGCCGGAGGACCGCAGGGATGCCCTGAGCAGGCTGCGCCGGCTGTGCCGTGCGGAGCTCGAGGGGTTCGACGAGGTCATGGCGTACGGCATGCCCGCGTACGAGCGGGCCGGGGTCGCGGAGATCGCCTTCGCGAGTCAGAAGCAGTACATCTCGTTCTACCTCATGCGGAGCGACGTCAGGGAGGCGTTCGAGGAGCGGCTGTCCGGCCAGGACATGGGCAAGGGCTGTCTGCGGTTCCGCAAGCTTGGGAGCATCGACTTCGACCTGGTGCGTGACCTGCTGAAGGCCACCGCGGCTTCCCCGGGCGAGATCTGCTGA